One part of the Helicobacter cetorum MIT 99-5656 genome encodes these proteins:
- a CDS encoding peptidylprolyl isomerase, producing the protein MKKGILSLALVSVLSASFLVAKPTNNAKKTTSASANSVLATVDGKPITKSDFDMIKQRNPNFDFDKLKDNEKEALIEQAIRTVLVENEAKTEKLDSTPEFKAMIDAVKKQALVEFWAKKQAEEVKKVKIPEKEMQDFYNANKDQIFVKQEAHARHILVKSEDEAKRIISEIDKQPKTKKEAKFIELANRDTIDPNSKNAQNGGDLGKFQKNQMAPDFSKAAFALTPGNYTKTPVKTEFGYHVIYLISKDNPTTYTYEQAKPTIQGMLQEKRFQERMNQKIEQLRKQAKIVINK; encoded by the coding sequence ATGAAAAAAGGTATCTTAAGTTTAGCGTTAGTAAGTGTGTTAAGCGCATCGTTTTTAGTGGCTAAGCCTACTAATAACGCAAAAAAGACAACTAGTGCTTCAGCAAATAGTGTGTTAGCTACCGTAGATGGTAAGCCAATCACTAAGAGTGATTTTGACATGATTAAGCAACGCAACCCAAATTTTGATTTTGACAAGCTCAAAGATAATGAAAAAGAAGCTCTCATTGAGCAAGCCATTCGCACCGTTTTAGTAGAGAATGAAGCCAAGACAGAGAAGCTAGATAGCACTCCAGAGTTTAAGGCGATGATTGATGCGGTAAAAAAGCAAGCCTTAGTGGAATTTTGGGCGAAAAAACAGGCTGAGGAAGTGAAAAAAGTTAAAATTCCTGAGAAGGAAATGCAAGATTTTTACAATGCTAATAAAGACCAAATTTTTGTTAAGCAAGAAGCTCACGCAAGACATATCTTAGTCAAGAGCGAAGATGAAGCGAAGAGAATTATTTCTGAAATTGACAAACAGCCTAAGACCAAAAAGGAAGCCAAATTTATTGAATTAGCTAATCGTGATACTATTGACCCTAATAGTAAGAATGCACAAAATGGCGGCGATTTGGGTAAATTTCAAAAAAATCAGATGGCTCCAGATTTTTCTAAGGCAGCTTTTGCTTTGACTCCAGGTAATTACACTAAAACCCCTGTTAAAACAGAGTTTGGCTATCATGTCATCTACTTGATTTCAAAAGATAATCCTACGACTTATACTTACGAGCAGGCTAAACCTACCATTCAAGGAATGCTACAAGAAAAGCGTTTCCAAGAGCGTATGAATCAAAAAATT
- a CDS encoding EI24 domain-containing protein: MVSYLSILSKSSKDFLSIRMLILNLAPLVVAIAFFGAIFYYYNDNIVSYFESLLPQSLSAYTHSQGIFASLFAWVLKILVYVLIFWIVILLSLITNIFMSIFYTPLVVSYLHQKYYSHIVLESFGSTLFSTKHFIKALILMLFFMALLTPLYFIPLIGIFFSMIPHFLFFKNTMNLDIGSSIFNAKDYQKLLKQHKLKHYRFSFFCYLFCLIPFFNFFATLLQTIMLTHYFFILKEQQEPK, encoded by the coding sequence ATGGTTTCCTATTTGTCTATTCTTTCTAAAAGCTCTAAAGATTTTCTAAGCATTAGAATGCTTATTCTTAATCTTGCTCCCTTAGTTGTAGCCATAGCGTTTTTTGGAGCTATTTTTTACTACTACAATGATAATATCGTTAGCTATTTTGAAAGTTTGCTACCCCAATCCTTGAGTGCTTATACCCATTCTCAAGGCATTTTTGCAAGTTTGTTTGCATGGGTTCTTAAGATATTAGTGTATGTGCTTATCTTTTGGATAGTGATTCTTTTAAGCTTAATCACTAATATTTTTATGTCTATTTTTTATACCCCCTTGGTTGTCTCTTACTTACATCAAAAATATTATTCTCACATCGTTTTAGAAAGTTTTGGCTCAACCCTTTTTTCTACCAAGCATTTTATCAAAGCATTAATTCTTATGCTTTTCTTTATGGCACTTTTAACGCCCTTATACTTCATTCCCCTTATCGGTATCTTTTTTTCTATGATTCCACATTTTCTCTTCTTCAAAAACACGATGAATTTGGATATAGGAAGCTCTATTTTTAACGCTAAAGATTATCAAAAATTACTCAAACAGCACAAACTCAAGCATTATCGTTTTTCGTTTTTTTGTTATCTCTTTTGTTTAATCCCTTTTTTCAACTTCTTTGCAACTTTATTACAAACCATTATGCTAACACATTACTTTTTTATCCTAAAAGAACAGCAAGAACCTA